In the genome of Thunnus albacares chromosome 8, fThuAlb1.1, whole genome shotgun sequence, the window atatacagtatgtgtagtttgtatttaatgaatttgtattttattcattgagTACTCTGTTGTGCTAACAGTGATGTTCTCTGCCTTaaatacttgttttttgttttttattttaagatgtcTTGAAGAAtgtattatatttgtatttaattaatTGTGAATTAAACTACAGTTTAAAACCCAGGAATGTGGGGAAAAGGATGCATTCTttattgtttctgtctttttgtatttctatttcaggaaattacattttcacatttcaacaacGTATACAAAGAGTTCAGATATtgagattaaaaacaacaaagcctTGGATAGATTCTGTTTTAAGTAAGAAAAAGTAGTATACCACAATCTTTGTACCAAACATAACACTGTAGCAGTGTACTGTACTATAACTTCTCCTCTAGTTATAGTTTCCACTCCATCTTTTTTTTCGGATCTTTTCACAtggtcacataaaaaaaaatctaaaaatctaaATCCGTTTAAAAAAGTCCAAGGAGTGACTGCATTTGGAAGAAGCCTGTCTGCTTCATATGAGTCAACAGATGGCAGCCACTGACTCataatgaagaagaaatagaatctggaagaaaaacaaaaagacagaaaaaacagtCCTTAACCTACATTACATTCAGAATAGatgaaagacaaagacattAGATCGATTAAGTAAAGTTGAAAGGACCTTAAATGTGCATTATGTggtaaacacaaaaacatgtcaggGAGTTTCCTAAGCCAGGTCGTGTGGACAGATAGAAGCAGATTGTCTGATTCATATGCAGAGGAAACGTACCGTTGTACAATCATCAAGAGGCTTGAATATTGGCTGGAGCAGAGAAGCTACTGGGCATGTGCTGTGGAGGTGCTACAGCACATTGGAGAAAGAGggtgaaaagaaatgaaaaggtCTTTCTTTACAGCAGTTAAAGCATGCATTAGTGATCACACAATCTATTTACAATATTCActattggaaaaaaataaattcttacCTAATGGATACGTTTCAGAGCTAATAAATTCTTTGGTTTCTGTGGGAATATTAAGATCAATTGTTCATGTTTAAGAGGATAATTCTTATAACAgtgtattttgtttgatttaatgtACAATCTGGTCTTACCATCATAGTCTATATCTCTGCTGTTGCCGACTGCAGCAGGTCTGCCATTGTTGTCCTCCAAACTGTCCTGATCCAGCAGTTCTCTGCTTCGGCCCGGGGCCAACATACCATTCAACCCAGCAGCTCTTCCTGATGAAGCCTTTCTTTGGAGGTCGATGCCTTGACTGGCGCTGTCAGTCACTTGGTCTCCACTAAAATGGCtaacttgttttctctgcaaaTTTCCAGCCTCTTGAGAACTCACCATCACTCCTTCCTCACTGATAAGATCAATGTGCTCTCTGCTTGCTCGGTGTACCTCCACCAAGGCCCCTTGTGGTCCACTGTACCCTCTGCTTCCATAGTCCCAAACCAGTTTGCTGCTCATATCCATCTGCCCCATATTGTCTTTGTCCACTCCCATTTTCCTCCTTGATGGTGCCTTATCTTTCTCTACAGCTTTAGGAATCGTGATCTCGTAGCTGTCAAGGTCTTTGAATGCATCTAGGGAGAATTGAAGTTATTGTTACAGCATCTGCGTCGACATGTTACAGACATTGTGATTGCAACAAATTATAACTTTAATTTAGCGTACTGCACCTCTGCTTTCACCTTCAAGGTTTGTATCGGATACTCCAGGTTCTGAAACATTAAGAAAactttgtttcatttgtataataataaaataaataacatttaataacagtTGTGTGTTAAATATAGCCCACATACCTGTAACTCCATCGGTGTCAAAAATCTCTGTAGATTTTGCCTCTGACATATCTACTAATGAAAAGCACAATGAAGGCACAGCTGTTCTGATTTtgatgtgtggtgtgtgtaACACCGAACAAAAATTTGGAAACTGCATTGAAACTATGAAATCACTTAACTACTGCATACCTTCTTCAGAATCTTGCTCTTTCACAGGTTTACTGGGAGGGTTTCTATATGCTGCAGCCATGAGAAAATATATGATGATAATTACTGGGGTggttgtatatgtatatataatcaGATAATGTCAGAAGTGCTTGCTACAATACATCATAAAGATTAAAGCAACACAAACACCATAcatgtctttgttgtgtttgttgtctcTCTTGTGACCTGGTCTTTGTTTCTCAGGTTTATGTTTTTGGGATAAGAAATTGCTTTGAGGATCTGATGAAATGGTAGCTATCAATAATATATAGTTTGACcttcttgttttaaaacttgTATCATTTTGAGTCACAGACCCGTGATATTTGCAGATATGGTCTTTTCAGTAGTTGTGCCAAGTGCATCTATAACAACAGTAATGAAAAAGTTATGTGATATTATTTccctgaaatacattttaaagcctTAATTCATCTCTAAAACAGCAGTGCTAGCACTGTTTAGCATGTAAAAAACATAGagttttcaaaatataaaaattacatttagaaTCTCACCGTTCAGGAAgcttaaaacattttctctgcgggctttagagaaagaaaaacaagtgttATCCCTGTTGCCCTATGCAAGAAACATTAAAAGTACATTATATATGTTAAGTAagctcaaaacatttttttttctctctctctctctctctctcctgattGGTTTACCTCTGATTTGGGCTGTAGTCGCAAATGGAAGAAGTATCAGACAACACATGAAGCTGAAACAAAaaatgggaaataaaaaaaaaattcaatgaCAGATGTTTCAAAGAACAACATATCAAAACTTACAGCTTCATTGTTGACTTTGGTCTGCAGCGGTGTCCACTGTATGGCAGCAGGAGTGCAGCTGAGGTTGTATGTACTGCGGTTTTAGCCTGCTTTTTCACCTTTAATAGGTCTTACCCCACTTAATGATAGATTCTGACATGATGTATCAGATTAAGTTGTAGTCAAagactgtttctgtttgtttaacagTGCATGCCTTGAATGAGCAGGCAACGGGCGACAATTAGGCTACAGGTCCTGCTCAGTTTACAAAGGTCAATTCATTATATCAGTTCAATCTGAAAACAAATCTTAACACTCAAACTCACAAAAAGGATtagtctttttctcttttgtttgttgattAGCGGTGGTTGATTACTTCAGGAAAATGCCCCTGGCTGTTTCTTCGACTGAAGTAGTCTTTTAAATGATGCTACATAGACCACATATTGTTCTCTGTAACTGCTACTGTTTCACCATTGTCTATTTATCCAGTGAGCCCTATATTTAGACTAAACAAAGACCTTTTTTCAAACAGGGCACATTGTCTGGACATTTGTGTATAGAAATGTCTCCTGGTAGAAATATCCTGAAATGAAGAGTATAAGAATGCAGTAATCAGGAgagaaatgatttatttaactATTTGAACCACAATGTCACATGTAGTTGTTAAGAGAATTCCTCAACAAGTAACTTAGGGCTGTTATTTCACTCCATGTTGCTCAGTAGAATCAAAAAATGAATATGTTAGTCTGCTGAAGGCCTAGTATGTAGGTAGTACAGTAGTATGTAGGCCAAATCATCTGCCATCAACAATCATAACTTGATCTGGGGTCCTAAAATGTGCATCTGTAGTGCTTGTGCAAATGAACAGTGAGTCTATCGTTCATACAAATGAGATTAGATTATAAATGAGACATAACAGTGCATGCAGATAAAAGTTTGTCCTCAATCAgtcccccccttcctcctcctccatgaaaaagaaaaagaagagcgCCCTCTGCGGGAAAGGCTGCTCGCACTAAGCTCTTGATCCCAAGCATCGCCATATTGACGTCCCAACAACGCTGAGAGGTAATcgtattattttttttaccacgAATCGTCGTAGGTTTGGAGCCACCGTTGAGTGTTTTACGTGTGAGGAAGAGCCGGGAACAAGTAACGCGATCGTGGTGCCTTTCTACTGCCCGATCTCAGTGTTAGTAGGATGTTTTTTCAAGGCGTTGTCAGCCAGTTGCCTCGCCAGCCAGCAGGCTATTCACTCCCTTAGCCTGCTAGCTTAGCACTTTTTTTAGCTTTAGGAAATATATTTTTCGAAGCTTTTCGTTTAGCTGTACATTAAAAACTACCACTAGAAAGACGATTTGACTATTTTGACGTGGACTATTTATTTCTGGTGGCTGCAGCCTCATAATGTGTTCGCGAGCTGGGTTAGTTTGTGACTTTTCCAACCGGCTTTTCCCTCTGCTGTTGACGAGCTAATGCTAACTAGCTAGCAGCCCAAAGCAGCTGCCCGGTTTGCCTGGTAGCTAGCTGTTAGCTCCCCAGCACTTGTGCAGGCCGTGGACCACAGAGGGTTTGTGCGTCCACTCACCTTTTCATTAAAGTATTAAGCGGGCAAACTGGCTGTAAGTGAATGAGTCTCTTTTACCGCAGAGACCATTCGTCATGAGACGTTTCACATAAATACATCAAAGTAAATGTAGTCTTGTAAGCTATAATTGGCTGGCGTGCGTTAGCTCACATAGTTTGCTTTAATTAACAGCATTGATTTTAATCAACCtactttctgctttttttccaaAGGAGATACTGCCTTGGTGTAGCCCCCAGTGATGACTGTATTGAACCCTGTACCTCCTGATTAGACTGGTTGGATGCCCCCGTTTACCATTCAGGTTTCTCCATTTCACACACCACCATATTTAGACACACTACACACCactcattgttttttgttaagTTCTGTCTGTGGTCTTTTAACATATACCGCTGTTctagtttttttaaaactccCATTCAGATTAAtagtgggggaaaaaacattttaaagtgtaTTAGAAACTTTGATTAACTTCTCACCTCTACATACGATGTTTAACTAATGCAAATTGTTGGATTAAGGTAGGCTTTaatcatgtatttttaatatctgTGTGCCCGTGTAGCTTACCTACCATAGAGGCATCTCAACTGTTCTTGTTCCAATTCATCTGTCACCATCATCCTGGAGGGAACCTCCCAGGTATTGTGTCGTCTTATTATTTTAGATTGTATCACCTGTATTTAATATCATGATTTTCTTAAGTAAATTTGTACATAAAATGCTTTGAAAGAGAGTCATTTTTTCAGTTGTATGCTAATATTGTGCCTTTTTTCTGGTATAATattgagtaattttttttaatttattgtttgtcATGTCTTTTTTTAGGAGATTTAGAGAAGATCCTGTGTAGAATATGTCTGGCCCTGTTCCAAGCCGCTCTCGAGTTTACCctgatgtaaacacacaaagaccTCGAGAATACTGGGACTATGAGTCCCATGTTGTTGAATGGGGGTAAGGCAAAGGGAAATTGTTGGGAGCTTTagttgtatttgttttgctttgctttgttgGGTAAGTCATTTTAGCATTGTTAACTGTGgctttgtgttttggttttttttgtaataggAACCAGGACGACTATCAGCTTGTCAGAAAACTAGGGAGAGGCAAATATAGTGAAGTGTTTGAAGCCataaacatcacaaacaatgaaaaGGTGGTCGTCAAAATACTGAAGGTATGGTGATAGACGCTTGAATATGCTAGCAGTTGTGTATAAGTTGtgtaaagtaataataatgtttcGTCACTTCAGTGTATCTCACAAGAGTATCTCTCCTCACAGCCggtgaagaaaaagaaaatcaagagagaaataaagatcCTGGAGAATCTGAGGGGTGGCCCAAATATCATCTCACTGTTAGATATCGTCAAGGATCCTGTggtatgtttattttattttaattgaaattatCACAGGAATAATTcaagaaatataaatgtacaaggttccatgcttttttttctttttttcattttctagtCCCGAACCCCTGCTCTGGTTTTCGAACATGTGAACAACACAGACTTCAAGGTAAGGATCTGTGCTTTTTTGCATCTGTCTTTCAGAATATGCTATACCAAAATTAGTATATCTAATGGCATATGTGTTCGTTTTTTACAGCAATTGTATCAAACCCTATCTGACTTTGACATACGGTTCTACATGTATGAAATCTTAAAGGTAAGAAACaaagacttttgtttgttacatattttatgCTCTGCAGTGGTTGTGTAAATATTTGTCAAACATTGTTGGCAATAGTTGAACAGTCCAAGCATACCCTTAACATTGTTTCTTGTTTAGGCTCTGGATTACTGCCACAGTATGGGGATTATGCACAGAGATGTCAAGCCACACAATGTAATGATTGATCATGAACACAGAAAGGTATTGTCACACTTGTTTTTTCCAttctctttttatgttttgactTCCCTTCTGTGACACCAACTAAGTACATTTTTTACAATATATGCATTGTTAACTTCCAGCTCCGCCTAATCGATTGGGGCTTGGCAGAATTCTACCACCCAAACCAAGAATACAACGTGAGAGTGGCATCCCGGTACTTCAAAGGACCTGAACTGCTGGTAGATTACCAGGTGAGGACTTTATACTCTTCTCTGCGAGTCGTGCCAACTTAACGCAACATGGTCAAAATGCAATCAAGATATGTATTAAAGAAGAGAGAATTTCCTTGTTTAACTGCAGTTCTTTTGCTCTCTCTACATTATTTGTAGATGTATGACTACAGCTTGGACATGTGGAGTTTGGGTTGCATGCTGGCCAGCATGATCTTCAGAAAGGAACCTTTCTTTCACGGTCATGACAACTATGATCAGGTATGAAGAATCAGGCCTTTTAATCTATTTTGTGTCGGTGGTCACAAATCTTGtggcctaaaaaaaaaaaacagtgctgGACTTTTAAGTACTTTCTAACATGTATATGAAGTTTTGCTAGTTACACACAATCAAACCACATCCTTCACATGTTGGACAGTTGCCACATAACAACTCTGCTGGTGCACCTGGGACTTTGTGTCCTGCTCAAAGTTAGCACCGTGGTTGTTGAGGGAGGGAAGACATTTCTCATTAACTTTTTTGGCAGTTTGGTGTATCTAATGTAATACAAAATGGGTAAAACACATGTAGGGTTTTATCACTCCCACGGATGGTGTCATTTATGTTGTGGCTTTTCCAGACCTAAACTATAGCATTGACCATACAGCATTTCCAGTTTGTTCCTTGGCTCATTTGGGCTTGTGTCTCTTTAAGCCTACAGTATGTTACACCACTGTTGAAGGTGATGTTTTAGTTGTATTGGTACACACTAGCAACTGTTGGTTTAACActcaaatattcatttaaacatttttactgtattactTAAAGCATAAAACCTAAgtgttgctttttaaaatgaaattgcaTAGATACTTTTAACAGATCAGAGCAACAATAGGTTTATTTCACTGATGGTATTTCTGCAAATGGCTAAAGGGAATGAAACATGAGCTCATGATGACAGAGGGATGTCCACcggttcagtttgtttttataaaaaagaaacttgCACATTCTTAATTTGAAAAGATGTTTGTCCCTCCTTGATTCCTCTACAGTAAtctcatttttgtttgtctgttttaattgatCTAAATTATACAAACCTCACTATCTAACTGGCTAGAACACTGTAAACAGACTCTGATCCAtacccttaaaaaaaaatctagctGCCATTACTCATGTGATTTTAAAATTACTCATGGTACTCTTTTAATTccttaatttttctttttctgacttGCAGCTTGTGCGAATTGCAAAAGTACTTGGCACAGAGGACCTGTACGACTACATTGACAAGTACAACATTGAATTGGATCCACGGTTCAATGACATCCTGGGAAGGTAACGCAGAGTGTACACAGCATCCGGCTGCGGTCAGGCTCGGTCACGGCTCTGTTGCGATTTCAGTGTCAGCTGAAACATATCAGAAGAAAAGCGTCtgtttcaacagccacatttaTAATACAGAGTAGAGTTGTTGTATC includes:
- the LOC122987485 gene encoding uncharacterized protein LOC122987485 isoform X5, with amino-acid sequence MKLFMCCLILLPFATTAQIRARRENVLSFLNAYRNPPSKPVKEQDSEEDMSEAKSTEIFDTDGVTEPGVSDTNLEGESRDAFKDLDSYEITIPKAVEKDKAPSRRKMGVDKDNMGQMDMSSKLVWDYGSRGYSGPQGALVEVHRASREHIDLISEEGVMVSSQEAGNLQRKQVSHFSGDQVTDSASQGIDLQRKASSGRAAGLNGMLAPGRSRELLDQDSLEDNNGRPAAVGNSRDIDYDETKEFISSETYPLAPPQHMPSSFSAPANIQAS
- the LOC122987485 gene encoding uncharacterized protein LOC122987485 isoform X3 yields the protein MKLFMCCLILLPFATTAQIRARRENVLSFLNDALGTTTEKTISANITAYRNPPSKPVKEQDSEEVDMSEAKSTEIFDTDGVTEPGVSDTNLEDAFKDLDSYEITIPKAVEKDKAPSRRKMGVDKDNMGQMDMSSKLVWDYGSRGYSGPQGALVEVHRASREHIDLISEEGVMVSSQEAGNLQRKQVSHFSGDQVTDSASQGIDLQRKASSGRAAGLNGMLAPGRSRELLDQDSLEDNNGRPAAVGNSRDIDYDETKEFISSETYPLAPPQHMPSSFSAPANIQAS
- the LOC122987484 gene encoding casein kinase II subunit alpha-like → MSGPVPSRSRVYPDVNTQRPREYWDYESHVVEWGNQDDYQLVRKLGRGKYSEVFEAINITNNEKVVVKILKPVKKKKIKREIKILENLRGGPNIISLLDIVKDPVSRTPALVFEHVNNTDFKQLYQTLSDFDIRFYMYEILKALDYCHSMGIMHRDVKPHNVMIDHEHRKLRLIDWGLAEFYHPNQEYNVRVASRYFKGPELLVDYQMYDYSLDMWSLGCMLASMIFRKEPFFHGHDNYDQLVRIAKVLGTEDLYDYIDKYNIELDPRFNDILGRHSRKRWERFVHSENQHLVSTEALDFLDKLLRYDHQARLTAREAMDHPYFYPIVKDQGRGATPGGMAASSTPVSSSSMMAGITSMSSSQPLANIAGSPVISAPNTLATQVPAATGAQP
- the LOC122987485 gene encoding uncharacterized protein LOC122987485 isoform X4, whose amino-acid sequence is MKLFMCCLILLPFATTAQIRARRENVLSFLNAYRNPPSKPVKEQDSEEVDMSEAKSTEIFDTDGVTEPGVSDTNLEGESRDAFKDLDSYEITIPKAVEKDKAPSRRKMGVDKDNMGQMDMSSKLVWDYGSRGYSGPQGALVEVHRASREHIDLISEEGVMVSSQEAGNLQRKQVSHFSGDQVTDSASQGIDLQRKASSGRAAGLNGMLAPGRSRELLDQDSLEDNNGRPAAVGNSRDIDYDETKEFISSETYPLAPPQHMPSSFSAPANIQAS
- the LOC122987485 gene encoding uncharacterized protein LOC122987485 isoform X1, giving the protein MKLFMCCLILLPFATTAQIRARRENVLSFLNDALGTTTEKTISANITAYRNPPSKPVKEQDSEEVDMSEAKSTEIFDTDGVTEPGVSDTNLEGESRDAFKDLDSYEITIPKAVEKDKAPSRRKMGVDKDNMGQMDMSSKLVWDYGSRGYSGPQGALVEVHRASREHIDLISEEGVMVSSQEAGNLQRKQVSHFSGDQVTDSASQGIDLQRKASSGRAAGLNGMLAPGRSRELLDQDSLEDNNGRPAAVGNSRDIDYDETKEFISSETYPLAPPQHMPSSFSAPANIQAS
- the LOC122987485 gene encoding uncharacterized protein LOC122987485 isoform X2, giving the protein MKLFMCCLILLPFATTAQIRARRENVLSFLNDALGTTTEKTISANITAYRNPPSKPVKEQDSEEDMSEAKSTEIFDTDGVTEPGVSDTNLEGESRDAFKDLDSYEITIPKAVEKDKAPSRRKMGVDKDNMGQMDMSSKLVWDYGSRGYSGPQGALVEVHRASREHIDLISEEGVMVSSQEAGNLQRKQVSHFSGDQVTDSASQGIDLQRKASSGRAAGLNGMLAPGRSRELLDQDSLEDNNGRPAAVGNSRDIDYDETKEFISSETYPLAPPQHMPSSFSAPANIQAS